GCGCAAAAAGAAAAGCCGCTTTCGCTGTGAACGATTGCAGAGCGCTTTCGTCCCAGCAAAACCGGCGTCGTCTCTTTATCGACTGCGACAGCGAACAAGAACCTCAACCTCGAAACCTGTCGTGCAAAATCTCTGCTTGTTTTAGAAGAGTTCGTTACGCGACATGCATACTGCATACAAACGAAGGGCATGATATTCAGAGACAAACGATTTTGTAAAGCAGAACTTTCGCGAAAACGGCAATAAAAAACGTTTTAATTGCGCGTGTACACAGTAACCGTGCGTGATTACCGCCATATAAAATTGCCAAATCGATTCGGCATTTCCCAGTTTCTCTGCCGCGTTTCACAATTCAGCCTCATAAAACAATAGAAAAATTTAAATAGACGCATCTCCGTGGTGAAAAAACCTCCGTAACCGAAAGACCTGAGCGACTCTCAGCTGTAGCTCTGCTAGGCTTCTGATGACTGATGTCCACTACGCCAGAGCCCGGAATCGCCGCCTCGACTCCAACAGTCGCCGAGACAAAGATTACTCGGAAGCTGCGATTGCGCATCGAATCGGAACTCCGGAAACCGGAGAACGCTGGATATCTTCGCCAAACGGCGAAATATCTGATGCACACGGAGGTGCATACCTTCGCCTTCAGCGTGGCGGCCAATGTGATTCTGTCATTCTTTCCCTTCGTGATCCTGTTGCTCACGGTTACGCGGCAGGTGTTCCAGTCGCAGATGATGTATGACGTGGTGCTGCAAGTCCTGCGCAGCTACTTGCCAGCCGGGCAGGATTTTATCGTGCGCAGCGTCGTCGCTCTGACTCCGCATCGCGGCATGAGGTTGTTCTCGCTAGCCATGCTGCTGGTGTCGTCGACCGGCGTATTTGTTCCCTTGGAAGTGGCGCTGAACCAGGTTTGGGGATTCACGACCAATCGCAAGTACCTAGGCAATCAGGCGATCTCGCTGGCATTGGCCACCGGATGCGGCCTTCTGGCGCTGATCTCTGTGGCGATAACCGCGAAGAATCAAACGTGGTTGCTGGCTATTTTCGGATCCAAGGAGAATCTGCTGTTCCGCGGAATTGGTTTTCTAATCATGAAGTTCTTCGCCTTCGCTGCCAGCATCGCGATGTTCTTCCTGATCTACTGGCTGCTGCCCAATGGAAAAGTCAGCGCGAAATCCGTTGTGCCGGGTGCGGTTCTCACCGGCCTCATCTGGGAGCTCAGCAAATACCTCTACATCCTCGCGCTGCATTGGCTCGATTTTCCGGAAGTGTACGGGCCATTTGCTCTATCCGTCACACTGATGTTCTGGGCCTTTGTCTCCGGCCTTCTGCTGCTCGGAGGCGCGCAGTTTAGCGTTTTGCGCGCGCGTCAGGTATCCTCCAGCCTCATATAATCGGCTCAGAGCAGTCGTCCATGGACCAATTTCTCCGTAGTGTGAAACGCCGCCTCATGGCTTGGGGTGTTTACCCACGCAGCGGCCTCGCGCGCTTCACTGTGTGGGTAGTTGGGCTGTACGTCATCTCGGAGGTTCTGGCGCTAGCTATTCCGTCTCCCAAATGGTCAGGAACGTTTTCGGGATGGGCCACCTTTTTTGAGTTCGTCGTGATCTGCACCGGAACCTGGCTGCTCGTTCGTTGGGTCCGACACAAGCTGCTCTGGCGACTGCGTAACCGGCTAATCGTTACCTATGTCTTCATAGGTGTGATTCCGGTTGTGCTGATCCTGACGATGGCCGTCATCGCGGGATACATTCTCGGCAATCAGCTCACCACGATGCTCGTCCATCGCGACCTGCAGGCCGAGGTTCTTAGTCTCGATACGCTGAACTCAACAATCTCATTGGAGATTTCAGATGCGCTGCAGAAAAAGTCTAGCGGTGCACTTCATCTTTCCAGCCTCGAACTGCTGGGGCCAACTCAGCGATTTCCGGATTGGACCATCGCTGCATGGGTGAACGGCCGACCGCTTCAGCTCGTGAACGGAAAGACCCCGCGTTCCGAATTGGCCGACCGCTCGCGTGACGCAGGTGGAATCATCGCCTTTGATCGCAAGTTCTTCATTCGGAGCTATCGCAGCACGAGAACACCCGCAGGCAATTTGCAGGTGGTGATACTGGTGCCCATCACTCCCGAACTCCTTTCGCGGGCGGTGCCTGATCTTGGCGTTGTCACTCTTTATCACTTCGAACAGAGCGATGGCGGAAAGGACGGCCAAAGCTCGTTCAAATTCAGCGAAGGCGACAACAAAAATCTCACACCAGTCCCCACTGTGAGCGCCGGGACAAGGCCGCTACAGGTCTATCGCTTCGATCCGATGCTCCAGTTTGGTTCTGTCTTCAAGATCACCGACTGGGCCTCAGGAGAGGAGAGTCGAGCCTGGGTTAACGTGAGCACGCGTCCATCAATTCTGAACAGCCGAGTCTTCACCGATCTCGGAGAAGTGGGCTCTGCGGTGCTCATCGCACTCGCCGTAGTTGCAATTGCGTTCGCAATCATCGAGTTGATCGCTCTCATTATCGGCGTGCGGCTCACGCGGACAATCACGGGATCGGTGGGTGCACTTTACCGAGCAACCCAACACATTAATCGAGGTGATCTGGTGCATCGCATTCGGGTGCATTCAAGCGATCAGCTTGCGTCTCTGGAGACCTCATTCAATTCGATGACTGAGTCCTTGCAGCGCCTGTTACAGGAACAAAAAGAAAAGCAGCGGCTGGAAAATGAACTGGCCATTGCCCAGGAAGTGCAGGCACAACTCTTTCCGCGCGATCCCAAGCGGCTGCACTCGCTTGAGCTGCACGGCATCTGCAAACCTGCGCGCACGGTCAGCGGTGATTACTACGATTTCGTCGCGCTGGGGGAAGAACGACTCGGTATTGCGGTGGGCGACATTAGTGGTAAGGGAATTTCCGCCGCGCTACTCATGGCTACTATTCATTCCGCGGTCCGCGTCTTCGAATTGGGAGCGATGCCGGAACGGGAACAGCTTGTCGCTGCAGGAGCGGCGGCAATCGCGTCGGCCAGCAACAACGTTCAACTTCCGCGATGGTCGGTTGCATCCGACAACGTCGAATCACCTGCTGAAGTTCTTTCGCTTCTAAATCGCCATTTGTACAGCAGCACGCCTCCGGAAAAATACGCGACGCTTTTTCTCGGCATCTTTGATGGGAACACGCGCAAGTTCGTGTATTCCAATGGTGGGCATCTCGCGCCGTTGATAATCCACGACAACGGTGAAGTACGGAAGCTCGAAACCGGCGGGTTGGTCGTTGGATTGTTTCCCGAGATCGTCCTCGAAGAAGAGGAAGTTCATCTCTCTCCTGGCGATATCTTCGTCGCTTACAGCGATGGGGTGACCGAGCCGGAAAATGAATTTGGAGAATTTGGCGAGGAGCGGTTGCTGGAGCTGGTCCGCAGCAGCCGGCATCTTTCGTTGGAGCGCATTTCCGAAATCGTGATTGCCGCCGTGCAGGATTGGATCGGTGACAACGAGCAGCCGGACGATATCACGCTTGTACTCGCGCGCGTGCGGTAGACCAAGATCGAACACCAAAATCCCGAAGGCTGTGCGTCAACGCTACCAGGACGTCCTTAGTCATCTTCTACGCTTGGAGGTTCCGATGCTTGATAGCACTGCGCAGACGCGTTTCGCTCAGATCGAGTTCCTCTTCCAGTTCTCGAGCGATCTCGCTATCGATTCGTCCTTGA
This genomic interval from Terriglobales bacterium contains the following:
- a CDS encoding YihY/virulence factor BrkB family protein encodes the protein MSTTPEPGIAASTPTVAETKITRKLRLRIESELRKPENAGYLRQTAKYLMHTEVHTFAFSVAANVILSFFPFVILLLTVTRQVFQSQMMYDVVLQVLRSYLPAGQDFIVRSVVALTPHRGMRLFSLAMLLVSSTGVFVPLEVALNQVWGFTTNRKYLGNQAISLALATGCGLLALISVAITAKNQTWLLAIFGSKENLLFRGIGFLIMKFFAFAASIAMFFLIYWLLPNGKVSAKSVVPGAVLTGLIWELSKYLYILALHWLDFPEVYGPFALSVTLMFWAFVSGLLLLGGAQFSVLRARQVSSSLI
- a CDS encoding SpoIIE family protein phosphatase; this translates as MDQFLRSVKRRLMAWGVYPRSGLARFTVWVVGLYVISEVLALAIPSPKWSGTFSGWATFFEFVVICTGTWLLVRWVRHKLLWRLRNRLIVTYVFIGVIPVVLILTMAVIAGYILGNQLTTMLVHRDLQAEVLSLDTLNSTISLEISDALQKKSSGALHLSSLELLGPTQRFPDWTIAAWVNGRPLQLVNGKTPRSELADRSRDAGGIIAFDRKFFIRSYRSTRTPAGNLQVVILVPITPELLSRAVPDLGVVTLYHFEQSDGGKDGQSSFKFSEGDNKNLTPVPTVSAGTRPLQVYRFDPMLQFGSVFKITDWASGEESRAWVNVSTRPSILNSRVFTDLGEVGSAVLIALAVVAIAFAIIELIALIIGVRLTRTITGSVGALYRATQHINRGDLVHRIRVHSSDQLASLETSFNSMTESLQRLLQEQKEKQRLENELAIAQEVQAQLFPRDPKRLHSLELHGICKPARTVSGDYYDFVALGEERLGIAVGDISGKGISAALLMATIHSAVRVFELGAMPEREQLVAAGAAAIASASNNVQLPRWSVASDNVESPAEVLSLLNRHLYSSTPPEKYATLFLGIFDGNTRKFVYSNGGHLAPLIIHDNGEVRKLETGGLVVGLFPEIVLEEEEVHLSPGDIFVAYSDGVTEPENEFGEFGEERLLELVRSSRHLSLERISEIVIAAVQDWIGDNEQPDDITLVLARVR